A genomic segment from Diospyros lotus cultivar Yz01 chromosome 5, ASM1463336v1, whole genome shotgun sequence encodes:
- the LOC127801398 gene encoding MLO-like protein 13, which translates to MAEESRSLEYTPTWVVAVVCCVIVFISLVVERGLHRLGKFLKQHNQDALFEALQKLKEELMLLGFISLLLTVSQGLISHMCIPIDLASHMLPCELKTAAHGPGNEHELYFQHTTTHGRRLLAGSTGSDHCSRKGKIPLLSLEALHHLHIFIFVLAVVHMFFCATTMVLGGARIRQWKFWEDSIRREITETHTAHTRSHVRHHHLFIQRTYGHWRKYAVVSWMMSFFKQFYNSISKSDYIALRTGFIKAHCPSMPEFDFHEYMLRTLEIDFKTVVSISWYLWLFVVVFLLINIEGWHAYFWMSFLPLVLLLLVGAKLEVVIMRLAEDFAEEIKQNDHEAQSVHPSDKYFWFQKPQLVLYLIHFILFQNSFELAFLFWILTTYGFHSCIMEKLGFLIPRLIVGVIVQVLCSYSTLPLYAIVTQMGSGFKEGFFKEHFRELFHLWVGEGRGGRAENHSSQTVRMEDDRIIEQTALDQVTTASVIELSCPKQTQTSSP; encoded by the exons ATGGCAGAAGAATCGCGTTCTTTGGAGTATACTCCAACGTGGGTAGTTGCTGTTGTTTGCTGTGTCATTGTCTTCATCTCTCTAGTTGTTGAGAGAGGCCTTCACCGGCTTGGAAAG TTTTTGAAGCAACACAATCAGGATGCTTTATTTGAGGCCTTGCAGAAGTTGAAAGAAG AATTGATGCTGTTGGGATTTATTTCCCTTCTATTAACAGTCTCCCAAGGCCTAATAAGCCACATGTGCATCCCTATTGATCTCGCCTCTCACATGCTTCCATGCGAGTTGAAAACTGCTGCCCATGGCCCTGGGAATGAACATGAACTGTATTTCCAGCACACCACGACACATGGAAGGCGGCTTTTGGCAGGGAGTACTGGTTCTGACCATTGTTCACGCAAG GGAAAGATTCCACTGTTATCCTTAGAAGCATTGCACCACCTGCACATCTTCATCTTTGTATTAGCAGTTGTTCACATGTTTTTTTGCGCAACGACGATGGTCCTTGGAGGGGCAAGG ATACGTCAGTGGAAGTTCTGGGAGGATTCAATTAGAAGAGAGATAACCGAAACACACACTG CTCACACACGATCACACGTTCGCCATCATCATCTGTTCATCCAACGCACATATGGACATTGGAGAAAGTATGCGGTTGTGAGTTGGATG ATGTCATTCTTCAAACAGTTCTACAACTCAATCTCAAAGTCAGACTACATTGCGCTTCGAACAGGGTTCATAAAG GCGCATTGCCCTTCAATGCCTGAATTTGATTTTCACGAGTACATGTTGCGGACGCTAGAGATTGACTTCAAAACTGTAGTTAGCATAAG CTGGTACTTGTGGCTTTTCGTCGTGGTCTTTCTGCTAATTAACATCGAAG GCTGGCATGCATATTTCTGGATGTCTTTTCTGCCCTTAGTA CTGCTGCTTCTTGTTGGTGCCAAGTTAGAAGTTGTAATTATGCGCTTAGCTGAAGATTTTGCAGAAGAAATCAAGCAAAACGACCATGAAGCACAATCAGTGCACCCTTCtgataaatatttttggttTCAGAAACCCCAGCTTGTTCTTTATCTGATCCACTTCATTCTGTTCCAGAATTCATTCGAACTCGCATTCCTCTTCTGGATCTTG ACCACATACGGATTTCATTCGTGCATTATGGAGAAACTAGGCTTCCTCATCCCAAGGCTTATCGTAGG GGTGATTGTTCAAGTGCTCTGCAGTTACAGCACCTTGCCTTTGTATGCCATTGTCACTCAG ATGGGTAGCGGGTTCAAAGAAGGCTTCTTCAAGGAACACTTTCGAGAACTTTTTCATCTATGGGTAGGAGAAGGAAGGGGAGGAAGAGCGGAGAATCACTCATCCCAGACTGTCAGAATGGAAGACGATCGAATTATTGAACAAACAGCTCTTGATCAAGTAACCACCGCATCAGTGATTGAGCTTTCTTGTCCTAAGCAAACTCAAACATCATCTCCTTAA